GGCCGCCCGGCCGCTCGTCGTCGTCGCGCGAGCCGCCGAAGAAGAACGCGAAATTGGCCAGGGCCGAGATGGCGCCGGCGATGGTCGCCGTCACCGTCATGGTCAGGGTGTCGCGGTTCTTCACGTGGGCCAGCTCGTGGGCCATGACGCCGCGGATTTCGTCACGGTCAAGCAGGCCCAGAAGGCCCGTGCTGGCGGCGACGGCCGCGTGGGCCGGGTCGCGGCCGGTGGCGAAGGCGTTGGGCTGGTCGCTGTCGATCACCGTGATGCGCGGACGCGGCAGGCCGGCGCGGCGGGCCAGGTCCTCGATGTCGGCGACATAGGCGCGGACCAGCGGTTCGGGGTGGCTGGCGTCGACCTCGACCGCGCCATAGGTCCGCAGCACGATCTTGTCGGCGTTCCAGTACGAGAACAGGTTCAGGCCCACGGCGAACACCAGGGCGATCAGCATGCCGGTCGGGCCGCCGATCAGGTAGCCGGCCCCGACGAACAGCGCCGTCAGGCCGGCCAGGAGGGCGAAGGTCTTGAAGTGGTTCATGGCTCTTGATCAGTCGAAGATGTCGAACAGGTCGAAACGCTTCTTCTTGCCGTAGTGGCCCTGGCCGTGGTGACGGCGATCATCGTCGTGACGATAGTCATGGCGATCGGAACGCTCGCGCGGCCGCTCGTAGTCGGGGAGACGCGGCGTCGCCGCCTGGGGTTCGCCCCGCTCCATGGCCATCAGCTTTTCCAGCTCGCCGCGGTCCAGCCACACGCCCCGGCATTGGGGACACATATCAAATTCGACGCTGGCGCGCTGGACGGCCTGCATGGAGGCGTCGCAGTTGGGGCACATCAGAAGCGGCATTACGGGACCCTGTCCTGTTGATGGACGGGTGCTCCCGAAGCTGGATCCGGCGGTGGAGGGAGGGGGACAACCGGACCCAGACATCGAGAACACCCGATGCGGTCCGACATCACGAGTGCTTGCATCACTCGCCAGAGGGGCCCGGCCCGCTCTTGAAATCTAGGCGTCCTCGAAACCGGTTCAAGGGCCCAAAACGAAAAAGGCCCCGGATTTCTCCGGGGCCGTTCCGATCGTCTTCGAGGTCGACGCTTACGAAGCGTAGAATTCGACGACGAGGTTCGGTTCCATCTTCACCGGGTACGGCACTTCAGCCAGTTCCGGCACGCGGACGAAGGTCGCCGACAGGCCCTTGGCGTCGACGGTGATGTATTCGCAGAAGTCGCGTTCGGCCGAGGCCACGGCTTCCAGCACCAGAGCCATGTTGCGCGACTTTTCGCGAACGGCGACCACATCGCCGATCTTGACGCGGTAGCTGGCGATGTTGACGCGCTTGCCGTTCACGGTCACGTGGCCGTGGTTCACGAACTGGCGGGCGGCGAACACGGTCGGGACGAACTTGGCGCGATAGACGATGGCGTCCAGGCGCGATTCCAGCAGACCCACCAGGTTTTCAGCCGTGTTGCCCTTGCGGCGCGCGGCTTCTTCGTAGGTGCGCGAGAATTGCTTCTCGGTCAGGTTGCCGTAGTAGCCCTTCAGCTTTTGCTTGGCGCGCAGCTGCAGACCGAAGTCCGAAACCTTTTGCTTGCGGCGCTGGCCGTGCTGGCCGGGGCCGTAGGACCGCTGGTTCACCGGCGACTTCGGCCGGCCCCAGAGGTTTTCGCCCATACGGCGATCGATCTTGTACTTGGCGCTGTGGCGCTTGGACATAAGTCACTCTTTTAGTTCGATCCGGGCCGGCGCCCTCGAGAGGGTGCGATCTCAACGGCGGCTTCGGGTCATTCCGTCATGCGTTTTTCGCGCCGTCCGGCAAGCCGGCGGCGAGAAGGGGCGGTTTATGACGGAGGGCCGGCGGGGAGTCAACGGCCGGCGGCGACCGCGGTGTTCATCAGGCCCGGCGTGAACCGCGACAGCTTCCGCGCCACCTCGATCGGGTAGACGCCCATGGCCCTGGGACTATAGCCCTTCCAGCGCCCCACCCAGGGCGTCAGGTTGTCCAGCACGTAGGTGTTGTCGACCACCAGCACGGCGTGAGCCTGCTTGCCATAGCCGAACACGGCCAACTGCATGCGCGACGCGCTCCAGCCCAGCTGTTGCAGGACCCGGGCCTTGGTCAGGGCGAAGTCCTCGCAATCGCCCTTGCCGTCGGCGGGATCCTCCACCCAGACGTCGTCGACCCCGTAGTGGTCCAGATCGTTGGTCACCACGATGGCCTTGTTGGTTTCGCGGGTGACGCACTGCAGCTGCTTCTCGCCGGTCAGGGCCGCGCATCGCGTCGCGCGCGCCCTGGCGCTGGAGCCGACCATGTAGGCCGCCACCAGGAACCCGGCCAGCGCGCCGAAGCCCGCGCCGAACAGGAACGCCTTGCGAAGCGTCAAGCCCGCCACCGACGCTCTGGAGACGCGGCGCCCCCGAAGCAACCGCGATCGCTTTCTCCGAACACCGCCGAATTTCGTCGCGAATAACCTTGATGGAAATCGCGATCGTTCACTGAACAAAGCAACATGACGCGTCACCTCACTGCGGCGATGCTCACATTTCGATGTGTTATATTAAAGGCGAATGGCCAAGTTGCTTATTTAGCAACAATCTATGCCGTAAATCTTCAGGTATTTCGCGTATATACACAGAAGAATTCGATCGAATTCAGTATAAACCACCCCTTCAATTAACCATAAGCAATCTGCCCCTGCCTGTTAAAGCAGCCAGATTCGACATCGGAAAGAAGAGGTCTGGAGCGCCAGGCGAGCGCGCGACTTACAGCCGGGCGGCGTGCCAGGCCACATGCTCGCCGAGGAAGGTGGCGATGAAGAAGTAGCTGTGGTCGTAGCCGTCCTGGCGACGGACGGTGACCTTGCGCCCGGCCTTGGCGGCGGCGGCTTCGATCAGCTCGGGCTTCAACTGGCCTTCCAGGAAGCTGTCGGCCAGGCCCTGGTCGATGAGGATTTCGTCGAAGCTGGCGCCCGCGCCGTCCTCGATCAGGGCCGTGGCGTCATGGGCCCGCCAGGCAGCGCGGTCGGGACCCAGATAGGCGGTCATGGCCTTGTCGCCCCAAGGGCAGTTCAGCGGCGAGACGATCGGCGCGAAGGCGCTGACCGACTTGAAGAGGTCCGGGTTGCGCAGGGCGATCGTCAGGGCTCCGTGGCCGCCCATCGAGTGGCCGGAGATCCCGCGCCGGGACGGATCCAGCGGAAAGGCGCCGTCCACGGCCTCCAGCAGGTCTTTCGTCACATAGGAATACATCTTGAAGTGCGGCGCCCACGGAGCCTCGGTGGCGTCGACATAGAACCCCGCCCCCTGCCCCAGGTCGTAGGCCGGATCGTCGGCGACGGCATTCCCTTGAAGGTCTGGGCCGCGCGGCGAGGTGTCGGGCGCGACGATGGCCAGGCCGTGCCTGGCCGCGTGCTCGTAGACGCCCGACTTGATGGTGAAGTTGTCCTCGGTGCAGGTCAGCCCCGACAGCCAGACGAGATAGGGGAACGGGCCCTCCCCGTCGGGGGTCCAGACGGTGAACTTCATCGGCGTGCCGGTGCTGGCGCTGTCGTGCCGGCAGTAGCGGAGCGTGCCCCCCTGGGTGCGGTGGGCGTTCAGGACTTCAACATCGGACATTGGTCGGTTCTCGAAATCCTTCTGCCCTTGCGGGAGAAGGTGGCCTGCCCTCGGGTCGCGCGAAGCGCGCGCTCGAGGATAAACTCCGCAGGTCGGATGAGGGGTCGCATTGGCGGCGCCGTTCGCGGCTGAACCGACCATCAACCCCTCATCCGTCGCCTGCGGCGACACCTTCTCCCGCAAGAGGAGAAGGAAAAACTAGAACGTCACCACGGTCCGGATGCTCTCGCCCGCGTGCATCAGGTCGAACGCCTCGTTGATGCGCTCCAGCGGCAGGACGTGGGTGATCATCGGATCGATCTGGATCTTGCCGTCCATGTACCAGTCGACGATCTTGGGCGTGTCGGTGCGGCCGCGGGCGCCGCCGAAGGCCGTGCCCTTCCAGACCCGGCCGGTGACCAGCTGGAACGGACGCGTAGCGATCTCCTTGCCGGCCTCGGCCACGCCGATGATGATGCTTTCGCCCCAGCCGCGATGGCAGGCCTCCAGCGCCTGGCGCATCACCGTGGTGTTGCCGGTAGCGTCGAAGGTGTAGTCCGCGCCGCCGTCGGTCAGGGCCACCAGGTGGGCGACCAGATCACCCTGCACGTCTTTCGGGTTCACGAAGTGGGTCATGCCGAACTTGCGGCCCCATGCCTCGCGGTCCGGGTTCAGGTCCACGCCGATGATCATGTTGGCGCCGACCAGCTTCAGGCCCTGGATGACGTTCAGGCCGATGCCGCCCAGGCCGAACACGATGGCGTTGGCGCCCGGCTCGACCTTGGCGGTGTTGGTCACCGCGCCCACGCCCGTGGTCACGCCGCAGCCGCAGTAGCAGGCGGTCTTGAACGGGGCGTCCTTGCGGATGCGGGCCACGGCGATCTCGGGCAGCACGGTGTAGTTCGAGAAGGTCGAACAGCCCATGTAGTGGTGGATGGTCTGGCCCTTGTAGGAAAAGCGGCTCGTCCCGTCGGGCATGAGCCCCTTGCCCTGGGTGGCGCGGATGGCCGTGCAGAGGTTGGTCTTGCCCGAAAGGCAGCTTTTGCACTGGCGACATTCGGGCGTGTAGAGCGGGATCACGTGGTCGCCGACCGCCAGGCTGGTGACGCCTGCGCCCACCTCGACCACCACGCCCGCGCCCTCGTGACCCAGGATCGAGGGGAACAGGCCCTCGCTGTCCAGGCCGTCCAGGGTGTAGGCGTCGGTGTGGCAGACGCCGGTAGCCTTGATCTCGATCAGGACCTCGCCGGCCTTGGGGCCTTCCAGGTCGACCTCGACGATCTCCAGCGGCTTCTTGGCCTCGAAGGCGACGGCGGCGCGGGTTTTCATCGGTCAGGTCTCCGGATTCTTTGTGCGCCCTGTCGTACGCCGGAGCCGGTCGCGCGATAATCCCGAACCGCGCAAAACATTATTGCACTAATGGGACAATCGTCGCATCACCGACCCATGAGCCGATGGGACGGGATCGACGAGTTCGTGGCGGTGGCCGAGGCCGAGAGCTTCAGCCGCGCCGCCGCCCGGCTCAATCTGTCGACCTCGGGCGTCAGCCGCGAGGTGGCGCGACTGGAAGACCGGCTGCAGACTCGCCTGCTCTATCGCACCACCCGCCGGGTCAGCCTGACCGACGCGGGACGGCTGTTCCTGACCCGCTGCCGCGCCCTGATCCAGGAGCGCGACCTAGCCATGCAGATGGTCGGCGAGGACGAGGGCGAACTGAAAGGCCAGCTTCGGATGACCTGCGCCTCGGCCTATGGTGAGCGCTACGTGGTGCCGGCCGTAAACGCCTTCGCCCTGGCCCACCCGCGACTGTCGCTGGATATCGTGCTGGATGACGGGATCCGCGACCTGGTCAGCGACGGCTTCGACCTGGCCATCCGCTTCGGCCGGCTCAGCGACAGCCGGCTGATCGCCCGGCGCCTGGCCTCGCGCACCCGCCGCCTGTGCGCCGCGCCGGCCTACCTGGAGCGGGCGGGCGCGCCGCAAAGCCTGGCCGCCATCGCCGACCATGCCTGCGTCGTCGGGGCCAGCGAGACCTGGACGTTCAGCGACGCCGGCCAGGAGACAACGCTGCGGCCGCGCGGCCGGTGGCGCTGCAACAGCGGTCAGGCGGTGCTGGACGCCGCCCTGGCCGGGCTGGGCCTGTGCCAACTGCCCAACTTCTATGTCGACGCGCCGATCGCGGCAGGAACGCTGATCCCGCTGATGGAGCGCCACCGCCCGGCCGACGAAGGCGTCTGGGCGGTGTATCCGCACCTGCGCCACCTGCCGGCCAAGGTGCGGCTGCTGGTGGAGCATCTGGAGGCGGCGCTGAATCCCTCTCCCCTCGCTGGATAGGAACGACGCACGCCGCCTAGAACGTGAACCGCGCCCCACCGCCGACCACCAGGCCCTTGCCTTCCGACCGGCCGCGCAGCGACAGGTTCATCGGGAAGGCCGTGCCGTCGTACAGCACCTGATCGCTGTGGATCACGCTGTCCTTCAGCTTGATGTAGGCGGCGCTGAGGTCGAAGTGCATGCCCGGCCTGGGCGTGACCGTCGTGCCCACGCTGTAGAGCTTGCGGTCGCCGTCCGGCACGCGCGGGTCGCGATAGAGGTCGTTGGTTGGGGTCGGGTCCTTCTGGGCGCCGGCCCGCACGGTCAGCCAGTTGGTGACGGCGAAGTCCAGGCCGACCGCCACGTTGGTGGTGTCCTTGTAGAACTCGTGGACCGTGATCTGGTCGGGCAGCAGCGCGCCGGGCAACAGCTGGCCCGCGCCCTTCAGGTCGACGCGGACGTTGTCGAAGTCGCTCCAGCCGAAGCGCTGGACCTGGGCGTGCAGCGCCAGGCGGTCCATCGGTCGCACGGTGATCCCGCCGGTGGCGATCCACGGCAGGTCGAAATTGGTGGTGGCTTCCTGCTTGCTGGTGACCAGGGCGAACGGGCCCTGGAAGCCGTAGATGGTCACGTCGCCGTCCAGGTGGTGCTTGTAACCCGAGCGGTAGCTGCCGCCGACGGTCACCCACTTGGCCGGGCGCAGCTGGGCGCCGGCGTTCCAGCCGAAGCGCGTGTCGCTGCCCTTGACCTCGATCCGGCCATCCGGGAACGGCGCGATCAGGTCGGGGCCGTTCTGGCTGAAGGTGGCGTCGAAATAGTCGACATTGCCGCCGCCGCCGACGCTGAGCCAGTCGGTCACCCGCATCGAGACGGCGGTCTGCAGGTTGATGTTCAGGAACCGCGACTTGATCGCGCCGTAGCGCGTCCAGCTGTCGCCGTCATAGGTGGTG
The window above is part of the Caulobacter soli genome. Proteins encoded here:
- a CDS encoding OmpP1/FadL family transporter translates to MIKGLRTWLALGVAGSVMVCASSAAAGAFYIQEQSVKGAGRAYSGEVTDTGAEAMFWNPAAIGRLEGKEVYTGASGVFVTGTVTDEGSTLQRPTLNVPTLLGTPIPGLPNGVTGLLSGVLPGLTNGVLIPTLNSLPNIALLPPQPVGGNRVAKDPIPKSIVPNFAFAMPVTDRISVGLGINAPFNAITTYDGDSWTRYGAIKSRFLNINLQTAVSMRVTDWLSVGGGGNVDYFDATFSQNGPDLIAPFPDGRIEVKGSDTRFGWNAGAQLRPAKWVTVGGSYRSGYKHHLDGDVTIYGFQGPFALVTSKQEATTNFDLPWIATGGITVRPMDRLALHAQVQRFGWSDFDNVRVDLKGAGQLLPGALLPDQITVHEFYKDTTNVAVGLDFAVTNWLTVRAGAQKDPTPTNDLYRDPRVPDGDRKLYSVGTTVTPRPGMHFDLSAAYIKLKDSVIHSDQVLYDGTAFPMNLSLRGRSEGKGLVVGGGARFTF
- a CDS encoding S-(hydroxymethyl)glutathione dehydrogenase/class III alcohol dehydrogenase — protein: MKTRAAVAFEAKKPLEIVEVDLEGPKAGEVLIEIKATGVCHTDAYTLDGLDSEGLFPSILGHEGAGVVVEVGAGVTSLAVGDHVIPLYTPECRQCKSCLSGKTNLCTAIRATQGKGLMPDGTSRFSYKGQTIHHYMGCSTFSNYTVLPEIAVARIRKDAPFKTACYCGCGVTTGVGAVTNTAKVEPGANAIVFGLGGIGLNVIQGLKLVGANMIIGVDLNPDREAWGRKFGMTHFVNPKDVQGDLVAHLVALTDGGADYTFDATGNTTVMRQALEACHRGWGESIIIGVAEAGKEIATRPFQLVTGRVWKGTAFGGARGRTDTPKIVDWYMDGKIQIDPMITHVLPLERINEAFDLMHAGESIRTVVTF
- a CDS encoding transglutaminase-like cysteine peptidase; protein product: MTLRKAFLFGAGFGALAGFLVAAYMVGSSARARATRCAALTGEKQLQCVTRETNKAIVVTNDLDHYGVDDVWVEDPADGKGDCEDFALTKARVLQQLGWSASRMQLAVFGYGKQAHAVLVVDNTYVLDNLTPWVGRWKGYSPRAMGVYPIEVARKLSRFTPGLMNTAVAAGR
- the htpX gene encoding zinc metalloprotease HtpX encodes the protein MNHFKTFALLAGLTALFVGAGYLIGGPTGMLIALVFAVGLNLFSYWNADKIVLRTYGAVEVDASHPEPLVRAYVADIEDLARRAGLPRPRITVIDSDQPNAFATGRDPAHAAVAASTGLLGLLDRDEIRGVMAHELAHVKNRDTLTMTVTATIAGAISALANFAFFFGGSRDDDERPGGLIGTIVLAILAPIAAMLVQMAISRSREYEADRVGAEIAGDGRALARALEKTEAYARGGAVNHEAERNPATAHLFIINPLSGKGADSLFSTHPATHNRVEALLRLGVSQATRARVGTAVPTAGPSRQPGPWS
- the fghA gene encoding S-formylglutathione hydrolase; translated protein: MSDVEVLNAHRTQGGTLRYCRHDSASTGTPMKFTVWTPDGEGPFPYLVWLSGLTCTEDNFTIKSGVYEHAARHGLAIVAPDTSPRGPDLQGNAVADDPAYDLGQGAGFYVDATEAPWAPHFKMYSYVTKDLLEAVDGAFPLDPSRRGISGHSMGGHGALTIALRNPDLFKSVSAFAPIVSPLNCPWGDKAMTAYLGPDRAAWRAHDATALIEDGAGASFDEILIDQGLADSFLEGQLKPELIEAAAAKAGRKVTVRRQDGYDHSYFFIATFLGEHVAWHAARL
- a CDS encoding zf-TFIIB domain-containing protein — its product is MPLLMCPNCDASMQAVQRASVEFDMCPQCRGVWLDRGELEKLMAMERGEPQAATPRLPDYERPRERSDRHDYRHDDDRRHHGQGHYGKKKRFDLFDIFD
- a CDS encoding LysR family transcriptional regulator, which gives rise to MSRWDGIDEFVAVAEAESFSRAAARLNLSTSGVSREVARLEDRLQTRLLYRTTRRVSLTDAGRLFLTRCRALIQERDLAMQMVGEDEGELKGQLRMTCASAYGERYVVPAVNAFALAHPRLSLDIVLDDGIRDLVSDGFDLAIRFGRLSDSRLIARRLASRTRRLCAAPAYLERAGAPQSLAAIADHACVVGASETWTFSDAGQETTLRPRGRWRCNSGQAVLDAALAGLGLCQLPNFYVDAPIAAGTLIPLMERHRPADEGVWAVYPHLRHLPAKVRLLVEHLEAALNPSPLAG
- the rpsD gene encoding 30S ribosomal protein S4; this translates as MSKRHSAKYKIDRRMGENLWGRPKSPVNQRSYGPGQHGQRRKQKVSDFGLQLRAKQKLKGYYGNLTEKQFSRTYEEAARRKGNTAENLVGLLESRLDAIVYRAKFVPTVFAARQFVNHGHVTVNGKRVNIASYRVKIGDVVAVREKSRNMALVLEAVASAERDFCEYITVDAKGLSATFVRVPELAEVPYPVKMEPNLVVEFYAS